The region TGTTTGCAGCGTCATTAATTTCACTTTCTGATCGTCATTTTAGATGGGTATATGAGGGTGTCATAGATGACCCTTATGGTGAATTCTTCATTGCTGAAAACAAATCTCTGCAGAAGGTACTTATTGACTTGTAAAATTTTGGATCTACTTAACGTCCACTGTTCTCTGTATTTACCTAAAATGCTGGGCATATTTGTGTCTTAAGTTAATCAGGTGCTTTgccttcttcttttattttggtataGGAGAGTCTCACTCAAGATTATGATGCTAAATATTGGCAGCAACGGTACAGCCTAAAAGATGGCATCCCTAGTTTTCTCAATAATGTTGCTGCCACCATTCTGACAACAGGAAAGTATCTTAATGTTATGAGAGAATGTGGGCACAATGTTCAGGTACGTATGATTATTCTTCGGTTGAATGATAGAGTATCATGTTATATCTGTGTTGACAAAATACACTTATGTTGGATATTTTATTTAGGTTTCCCTGTCAGAAAACTCTAAGCTGACAAGCTTTGGTTCAAACCACCAATATCTTGAGTGCATCAAATCTGCTTATGATTTTGCAAGTGGTGAGCTCTTGACTCTAATGAAAGATAAGGTAATGACTGTTTGTAGTTAAAATACTGTTGCATTTCACTCGCTTCTAAGATCACTTGCTAAATTCAGTGTACATATTTACAGTATGATCTCATTGGGAAACTGCGATCATTGAAGCGCTATCTACTTCTTGACCAAGTATGCGTAACATTTACTTTTCATAATTTTGTGTTATTACTATATATGAGTGTACTTATTGACTTGCATCTGATATACATCTACACATGGGCTTTATGATTTTGCATATTATGTGCGCGTAGTCTGTTAAAATACAGAAAACCACATTCTTTGTGCATTCTGTTTTATGAATGCCTTAATAGTGAGAAGGATTCATGTTGCCCAACTTGATTTTAAACATTCATGTTTATTTTTCTCGCACTAGTTATCTAATTTGTTTCCTTTAGTTTTACAGGGTGATTTTTTGGTTCATTTTATGGATATTGCCCGAGAGGAGCTTACAAAGAAACCAGAAGATATATCCGTTGAAAAACTTCAGGTTCCTCTTGTGCTATGTTGTTGTCTCTTTGTTTCTCGTCATGGTGAAAACAGATTTTTGGCAGCTCTTGTCATGATAATTGATAAGCTAACTCTCCGTCATTGTGTTATTCTCTCTTTATTCATTATCTACACCAGTCTCTTGTTGACATCGCCTTGCGAAGTACAGCAGCTGCTTCCGATCCAAGTCATGAAGATTTGACTTGTTGCGTTGTAAGTCTATTATCTGAGTCTAGTCAAATCATACTGTATCCGTTGACTATCATATTCACATATCTTATGAAACAGGAAAGAAGTTCCCTGCTTAAAAAACTGACAACCCTGAAAGACTTGGACTGTGCGTACTCTTCAGACAAGCTTGCTGCAGCTGATGTTGATCAGCCCATGACATTAAACATAACTGGCTTGGAAACGTTCTGCCTTGGCTACAAGGTTTCTGTTTGTATTTTCTTTAAGCATTTCTCATTGCATTTATCCTGTGATAGTGAAATGATATACCTGATCGATATTGCAGATTCCATGGCCACTATCTCTTGTAATTTCGAGGAAGGCTTTAACAAAGTATCAATTGATCTTTCGTCTATTGTTTCACTGCAAACATGTTAGTCGCCAATTGTGTCAAGCGTGGCAGATCCAACAAGTATGACATAACCTTATATATCCATTAAGTTAGTTACATTATTATTTTTGTTTACGTACTCACATCAACTGATGTCAACCTCTCAAACAGGGTTTCCGGTCTGTCAAGATTCTTGGAACACCAATTCTGCGGTCATCGATTCTTTGTCGCAGCATGCTCAAGTTTGTAAACAGCTTTCTACATTATCTAACTTTTGAGGTAAACCATCCATACCAGTTTCACCATACCAACTGTTACTGAAGGTGAGAAAATTGTTAATTACTCCTTGGCCCTCAGGTTCTTGAACCAAACTGGCATTCAATGCATGGCCGCCTTCAAACTGCAAGGAGCATCGATGAGGTTTTAACCATGTCCTTATGATTAAGTTAACTGCACCTCCAACAGTACAGATTACATTACTTTTGCTGTGATGCTGATTGCAGGTCATCCAGATACACGATTTCTTCCTCCAGAAGTGTCTAAAAGAATGCTTGCTGTTGTTGCCTGAGCTCCTCATGGTCTGTCCTTGCTCTTTGTCTGTTTGTTTAAAATAAAAGGAAATTACACTTCAAAAGTAATTGTTATGCATCAATAAGTGTTGTCCACTTTCTTCATTTTAAACTGCTGACGAACTATGTGCTTAATTCAATGATCACGCTTGACTGCTTGTTGTCATGATCTGTACATGCTTGACCTGTAAAGGGTGAAGGTATCGTGTCTCCTAACTTGAATGTCGTGAATTATCTACATGTGGCCATAGTTCAACCTTTAGCTCATATTCCAACAAGACGCAATGCTTATCTCATCCTTGTTATCCATTTAGGAGTCATAAAAGTTATACCTTTGGTTTGTCGGATGGGACTGAGTTTTGCAATTTGTTAACCCGTGTGCATCTTTTCGAACTGTCAACTGTAGGATGTGCATAATCTGTTGGGAATACATAGCTATATATGGTCTCTAAACAATATTTTGAAGCGGGCACCATTTGGCATCCTGCTTGCCAAAAAAGCAAGAACTTATTATCCATTTATCTGTGATGTGCAGAAAGTTGAGAAGCTGAAAGCATTATGTCTTCAATACGCGACTTCCATCCAGCTCTTGATACCGTCCATCGAGGTGGCTGCTCCTGAGAGCAAATCGAAATCCTTGTCGTCGAGAGCAAGAGCCAAGAGATCACAGGACAGAGACGAGCAACTGAAACTAGCATCCGAGAACGCCGTGATGTCGCAGTCAATCC is a window of Triticum dicoccoides isolate Atlit2015 ecotype Zavitan chromosome 2B, WEW_v2.0, whole genome shotgun sequence DNA encoding:
- the LOC119364812 gene encoding gamma-tubulin complex component 2-like isoform X2, producing MDPAPATPRWNLERPYLTGRFHQEAKVSAPSQAPGSKSFSLDSFSRGAGGGAGSVLGSYAVSVQELLVIDDLLSALVGIEGRYISIKRVRGKEGYVVFQIDSSMDLALQELTRRIFPLCEDFVLASQFVESRSHFKNGLVNHALAAALRAFLLDYQAMVAQLEHQFRLGRLSVQGLWFFCQRMMSSLNALAVLIEKAMSNNTSGSATLNLLHSQAKAMAGDSAVRSLLEKMTDCASAAYLRMLERWVYEGVIDDPYGEFFIAENKSLQKESLTQDYDAKYWQQRYSLKDGIPSFLNNVAATILTTGKYLNVMRECGHNVQVSLSENSKLTSFGSNHQYLECIKSAYDFASGELLTLMKDKYDLIGKLRSLKRYLLLDQGDFLVHFMDIAREELTKKPEDISVEKLQSLVDIALRSTAAASDPSHEDLTCCVERSSLLKKLTTLKDLDCAYSSDKLAAADVDQPMTLNITGLETFCLGYKIPWPLSLVISRKALTKYQLIFRLLFHCKHVSRQLCQAWQIQQGFRSVKILGTPILRSSILCRSMLKFVNSFLHYLTFEVLEPNWHSMHGRLQTARSIDEVIQIHDFFLQKCLKECLLLLPELLMKVEKLKALCLQYATSIQLLIPSIEVAAPESKSKSLSSRARAKRSQDRDEQLKLASENAVMSQSILKFESEFNAELQSLVPTLSKSSQAEPYLTHLAQCILGVGIDQ
- the LOC119364812 gene encoding gamma-tubulin complex component 2-like isoform X1, which codes for MDPAPATPRWNLERPYLTGRFHQVSPSSSQQYPTRPSSIATPASHPSLVPWQEAKVSAPSQAPGSKSFSLDSFSRGAGGGAGSVLGSYAVSVQELLVIDDLLSALVGIEGRYISIKRVRGKEGYVVFQIDSSMDLALQELTRRIFPLCEDFVLASQFVESRSHFKNGLVNHALAAALRAFLLDYQAMVAQLEHQFRLGRLSVQGLWFFCQRMMSSLNALAVLIEKAMSNNTSGSATLNLLHSQAKAMAGDSAVRSLLEKMTDCASAAYLRMLERWVYEGVIDDPYGEFFIAENKSLQKESLTQDYDAKYWQQRYSLKDGIPSFLNNVAATILTTGKYLNVMRECGHNVQVSLSENSKLTSFGSNHQYLECIKSAYDFASGELLTLMKDKYDLIGKLRSLKRYLLLDQGDFLVHFMDIAREELTKKPEDISVEKLQSLVDIALRSTAAASDPSHEDLTCCVERSSLLKKLTTLKDLDCAYSSDKLAAADVDQPMTLNITGLETFCLGYKIPWPLSLVISRKALTKYQLIFRLLFHCKHVSRQLCQAWQIQQGFRSVKILGTPILRSSILCRSMLKFVNSFLHYLTFEVLEPNWHSMHGRLQTARSIDEVIQIHDFFLQKCLKECLLLLPELLMKVEKLKALCLQYATSIQLLIPSIEVAAPESKSKSLSSRARAKRSQDRDEQLKLASENAVMSQSILKFESEFNAELQSLVPTLSKSSQAEPYLTHLAQCILGVGIDQ